CCTACAGCGAGTGCTACCCCGCTGTAGCTGTGCAAATTAGCGCACTCGCACATTGGATACGCTATAACTCACTTCTTCATCTGCAATCATGGCACTGCGATCAATATACAAAGAACTGGGGTAACCGTAAGTAGGGTCATACGTAACATTAATTTGTGCAGCATTATTCTTATAAGCATCCCGTAATTCTTGGAATAAATCACTCATGCTTGGCACTGAGGCTTGACGATCAGCAGGAACCGTTTCGCCCGTGTCCGCGTAAGTCATACCACTGACTTGTCCATTATTGACCGAAACCGTAATCGGACGACGGTATTCTGGCGCAGTAAATCCACCAAATTGTACGGTGTAGTCATAGTTGCCATTAGCCGTGGCGGCTTTCCATTTGGCTTCATTCGTATTGAGCGTGGTTAAGTTCGCATTTTGGGTATTATTTGTGTTGTTAATCGCTTTAATATCGGCTGCGGTTAACACGCGTCTAGATACTTCACCGCCCGTAATGCCGCCGTACATGACGGCTACATCGCCCGCATTAAGTTTGCCATTGCCGTTTTTATCTAACACGCTCACTGTGAAGGGGCTGCTGTCTTGTAAATTGAATAAGCTACGTAAGTTTCTATTTTGATTGTCGTTTAACGTTAATGACGCGGGTGGTTTGTATTG
This DNA window, taken from Candidatus Thiocaldithrix dubininis, encodes the following:
- a CDS encoding DUF6174 domain-containing protein, with protein sequence MDSLSINSNRTGSNTNSTTLPNNNVNTPNLNLNNGFANANWTNLLNILQQLLQQFSNQYKPPASLTLNDNQNRNLRSLFNLQDSSPFTVSVLDKNGNGKLNAGDVAVMYGGITGGEVSRRVLTAADIKAINNTNNTQNANLTTLNTNEAKWKAATANGNYDYTVQFGGFTAPEYRRPITVSVNNGQVSGMTYADTGETVPADRQASVPSMSDLFQELRDAYKNNAAQINVTYDPTYGYPSSLYIDRSAMIADEEVSYSVSNVRVR